One Moorella sp. E308F DNA segment encodes these proteins:
- a CDS encoding pilus assembly protein TadG-related protein — MGKEHTGDRFRGIQIRALKKDEHGAILLMTVLLLAILLLLAGLATDFARLYVAREELQTAVDAAALAGSRQGVRYVTITVGYGHCETCCGLDGCSCCCVCDPPVTLTGPEKDLVEKGGWKRGTCCDRFLGYEKRWIEYPSNTTAVASTVLDINWPRFMSPEYGGGKLSDKIEIYDSGPYSPSVVARAAGMIKTTFLKLAGIKDVSSSRCSQAGTFYSVIRNGWLLGRNSAPMDACR; from the coding sequence ATGGGAAAAGAGCATACAGGTGACCGGTTCCGCGGTATTCAGATACGAGCCTTGAAAAAGGATGAGCACGGCGCAATACTGCTGATGACTGTCTTGCTCCTGGCCATTCTTCTCCTTTTGGCTGGCCTGGCTACCGACTTTGCCAGGCTTTACGTGGCCAGGGAAGAGCTCCAGACGGCGGTGGACGCAGCGGCCCTGGCCGGGTCCAGGCAGGGAGTACGCTATGTGACCATTACCGTGGGATATGGCCATTGCGAGACATGCTGCGGCCTTGACGGGTGTTCCTGCTGCTGCGTATGCGATCCCCCGGTAACCCTGACCGGACCGGAAAAGGATTTGGTTGAAAAAGGGGGTTGGAAGCGCGGTACCTGCTGTGACCGTTTTTTGGGTTATGAAAAGAGGTGGATTGAATATCCATCCAATACTACTGCGGTTGCCAGTACAGTCCTGGATATAAACTGGCCGCGGTTTATGAGTCCGGAATACGGTGGCGGCAAGTTGAGCGACAAGATAGAGATATATGACAGCGGACCGTATTCCCCTTCGGTTGTGGCCAGGGCTGCCGGTATGATTAAAACGACGTTTCTCAAGTTGGCCGGCATTAAGGATGTAAGTTCGAGCCGCTGCTCGCAGGCGGGCACTTTTTATTCGGTTATAAGAAACGGCTGGCTCCTGGGCAGGAACAGCGCTCCCATGGATGCCTGCCGGTGA
- a CDS encoding methyltransferase family protein, giving the protein MFHAEPAILERQTIVSDGPYQLVRHPIYLAYILLHLGMSLTTGRVFIGLLLTTPTVFWAIQRAMLEETLLADGETKDSYLSYASSTPMLFPTARSIIRFLQKTYGS; this is encoded by the coding sequence ATGTTCCATGCTGAACCAGCGATATTAGAGCGACAAACCATAGTATCCGATGGACCATATCAATTAGTACGGCACCCTATTTATCTTGCATACATATTGCTTCATCTTGGAATGAGCCTTACTACGGGCAGGGTATTTATTGGGCTATTGCTAACCACCCCCACAGTATTCTGGGCTATTCAAAGGGCAATGCTAGAAGAAACGCTCCTTGCAGACGGGGAGACAAAGGATTCATATCTGTCTTACGCTTCTTCGACACCAATGCTATTTCCTACAGCGCGTAGTATAATAAGGTTTCTACAAAAAACCTATGGTAGTTAA